Proteins co-encoded in one Candidatus Methylomirabilota bacterium genomic window:
- a CDS encoding extracellular solute-binding protein has protein sequence MSKAFRWILLSAGVLALALALQPASAADVKVTLWRLKTYIPPADKILDTSIQECGKKIGAEVTIQTYTFDDMWTRYTAAIESKTLPDVAELDAVGPARLANLGRLSDVSDLVGTVTKELGDLAQNAEGAVKFGGKFYAVPHYAIPLILFYRKDLLEKVGAQPPDTWEAINEISVKIKKAGLQDFPQGFPWNRTGDGYDPAMSLLWSYGAAWVDKSGKFIGIPKDKAVQAIKVVTPAYVTDKTAAFDYLSWSGSANNEAFMAGKIAFTPNGPSILFQEDSTKHPLRKDTAIKLMPKGPVGRNLALTFVMNWGIPVDGKQQKEARALVACLMSKEKFTTYMTGSFQQAVPLFKSLINHEYWNTRDGKVIAETVKLGRPVGWPGPTTPAAAEVVSSNVLTDMMTRVIVDKVTPEKAVEEADKRIKEIYDRLPIK, from the coding sequence ATGTCCAAAGCCTTCCGATGGATCCTTCTCTCCGCTGGCGTCCTCGCTCTCGCCCTGGCCCTTCAGCCGGCCTCGGCCGCCGACGTGAAGGTGACGCTGTGGCGGCTCAAGACCTACATTCCGCCCGCCGACAAGATCCTCGACACGAGCATCCAGGAGTGCGGCAAGAAGATCGGCGCCGAGGTGACGATACAGACCTATACCTTCGACGACATGTGGACCAGGTACACCGCGGCCATCGAGAGCAAGACGCTGCCCGACGTGGCGGAGCTGGACGCGGTCGGGCCGGCGCGGCTGGCCAATCTGGGGCGGCTCTCGGACGTGTCGGACCTGGTGGGCACGGTGACGAAGGAGCTGGGCGACCTGGCCCAGAATGCCGAGGGCGCCGTCAAGTTCGGCGGCAAGTTCTATGCGGTGCCGCACTACGCGATCCCCCTCATCCTGTTCTATCGGAAGGACCTGCTCGAGAAGGTAGGCGCCCAGCCTCCCGACACGTGGGAAGCCATCAACGAGATCTCCGTCAAGATCAAGAAGGCGGGGCTCCAGGACTTTCCTCAGGGCTTCCCGTGGAATCGGACGGGCGACGGTTATGATCCCGCCATGAGCCTGCTCTGGTCCTACGGCGCGGCGTGGGTGGACAAGAGCGGGAAGTTCATCGGCATTCCCAAGGACAAGGCCGTCCAGGCCATCAAGGTGGTGACGCCGGCCTATGTGACGGACAAGACCGCGGCCTTCGACTATCTGTCCTGGTCGGGCTCGGCGAACAACGAGGCCTTCATGGCCGGCAAGATCGCCTTCACGCCCAATGGGCCGAGCATTCTCTTCCAGGAGGACTCGACGAAGCACCCGTTGCGGAAGGACACCGCGATCAAACTCATGCCCAAGGGGCCGGTCGGGCGCAACCTGGCCCTGACCTTCGTGATGAACTGGGGCATTCCCGTGGACGGCAAGCAGCAGAAGGAGGCGAGAGCGCTCGTGGCCTGCCTCATGTCCAAGGAGAAGTTCACCACGTACATGACGGGCTCCTTCCAGCAGGCCGTGCCGCTCTTCAAGAGCCTGATCAACCACGAGTACTGGAATACGCGGGACGGCAAGGTCATCGCGGAGACAGTGAAGCTCGGCCGGCCCGTGGGCTGGCCGGGGCCGACGACGCCGGCGGCGGCGGAAGTGGTCTCGAGCAACGTGCTCACGGACATGATGACGCGGGTGATCGTGGACAAGGTGACGCCCGAGAAGGCGGTAGAGGAGGCGGACAAGCGGATCAAGGAGATCTACGACCGCCTGCCCATCAAGTGA
- a CDS encoding class I SAM-dependent methyltransferase, whose translation MSALFPEEPLVESAPLAHRLAQTHCRPLPGTGADCAWYHGFWQYLRLMGLAKTSGGQGAFLMETLRGLARAGQSPRVMVSGSADYSMPAHALWAYRLESAALRLAVVDRCETPLALSRWYAERHGERISTHCRDVRDHEPPEPMDVVFTNSFLGSFDAAGRPHLVAAWRRQLRHGGKVLFTNRLRPNAGAEALGFDGEQARRFAEAARQEAEARRATLGLDPDEAVRQARAYAERYRSFPARSVDEIARLLTEGGFAIDLLEVTTNPGRPGSAAVSGPSTAERADYARVIATRL comes from the coding sequence TTGAGCGCCCTCTTTCCCGAAGAGCCGCTCGTCGAGAGCGCGCCTCTGGCCCACCGTCTCGCCCAGACGCACTGCCGTCCGCTGCCCGGGACGGGGGCGGACTGCGCCTGGTATCACGGCTTCTGGCAGTACCTGCGGCTCATGGGGCTGGCGAAGACGTCCGGCGGGCAAGGCGCCTTTCTGATGGAGACGCTGCGAGGGCTGGCCCGCGCCGGACAATCTCCGCGGGTGATGGTCTCGGGCTCCGCCGACTACTCGATGCCCGCCCACGCCCTGTGGGCTTACCGCCTGGAAAGCGCCGCCCTGCGGCTTGCCGTCGTGGACCGGTGCGAGACGCCCCTGGCCCTTTCTCGCTGGTATGCGGAAAGACACGGCGAGAGGATCTCGACCCATTGCCGTGATGTCCGTGATCACGAGCCTCCGGAACCCATGGATGTGGTCTTCACCAATTCCTTCCTGGGCAGCTTCGATGCCGCCGGCCGTCCACACCTGGTAGCGGCCTGGCGACGCCAGCTGCGGCACGGAGGCAAGGTGCTTTTCACGAACCGTCTGCGTCCTAACGCTGGCGCCGAGGCCCTCGGCTTCGATGGCGAGCAGGCTCGACGTTTCGCCGAAGCGGCGCGCCAGGAAGCGGAAGCCCGCCGCGCTACACTGGGCCTCGATCCGGACGAGGCCGTCCGCCAGGCTCGCGCCTATGCCGAGCGTTACCGGTCCTTCCCGGCTCGCTCGGTCGATGAGATCGCGCGGCTGCTGACGGAGGGCGGCTTCGCGATCGACCTCCTGGAGGTGACGACCAATCCGGGACGGCCGGGTTCAGCCGCGGTGTCGGGACCGTCCACCGCAGAGCGCGCCGACTACGCGCGGGTGATCGCCACCCGGCTCTGA
- a CDS encoding Gfo/Idh/MocA family oxidoreductase: protein MRFGLIGYGLWGRHHAAAIAEAPGADLAAIACASEATASAARQDFPGVPVDIGYQSLLARPDLDAVAVAVPNHLHAEVGTAALEAGKDVLLEKPMATTMEDCDRLLAAARKSGRVLTIGHELRLSAQYGKVKALIDAGEIGTPAYLAFSLFRFPFRPGSGGWRYDAQRVGSWILEEPVHFFDFTMWYFEGLGDPLSVQAFGAAESGRAGMSANFSAVLRFPGQAHAIITETLAGFEYHQLLHVAGTEGSIRSWWSGTLDRTLHPAFELRIARRGQGQA from the coding sequence GTGCGCTTCGGCTTGATCGGTTACGGTCTCTGGGGCCGGCATCATGCCGCGGCCATCGCCGAGGCGCCGGGCGCGGACCTGGCCGCTATCGCCTGCGCGAGCGAAGCGACCGCGTCGGCCGCGCGACAGGATTTCCCCGGGGTGCCCGTGGACATTGGCTATCAAAGCCTTCTCGCCCGGCCCGACCTCGACGCCGTCGCGGTGGCGGTACCGAATCACCTTCATGCCGAGGTCGGCACGGCCGCCCTCGAGGCAGGCAAGGACGTGCTGCTCGAGAAGCCCATGGCGACCACCATGGAGGACTGCGACAGGCTTCTCGCCGCTGCCCGAAAGAGCGGGCGCGTCCTGACCATCGGCCACGAGCTGCGTCTCTCGGCGCAGTACGGTAAGGTCAAGGCCCTGATCGACGCCGGGGAGATCGGCACGCCGGCTTATCTGGCCTTCTCGCTGTTCCGCTTCCCGTTCCGGCCGGGGTCGGGCGGCTGGCGGTACGATGCCCAGCGCGTCGGCTCGTGGATCCTCGAGGAGCCGGTGCACTTCTTCGACTTCACCATGTGGTACTTCGAGGGCCTCGGCGATCCGCTCTCGGTGCAGGCGTTTGGCGCGGCCGAGTCCGGCCGCGCGGGCATGTCCGCCAACTTCAGCGCTGTCCTGCGCTTCCCCGGCCAGGCTCACGCGATCATTACCGAGACGCTGGCGGGCTTCGAATACCACCAGCTCCTCCACGTCGCGGGCACGGAGGGCTCGATACGCTCGTGGTGGTCGGGCACGCTGGACCGCACGCTGCACCCGGCCTTCGAGCTCCGGATTGCCCGGCGGGGCCAGGGCCAAGCCG
- a CDS encoding thioredoxin family protein — protein MAHQPSVVTPARFAKGMTFEQYMAHVATPGNLQRESSLGGKRTDQSGFLRERHQKVKLTDAQSAMIKWLAAQPGGPAKVLVISEEWSSDCRRDVPALARLAEAGGLELRIFNRDGQKFGRSNKPTLAEAPDSNADLMAEFLNEKNGQTFQSIPVAVFYDKDLRELYRYVEFPACYHKDRIRGHQTTARPGETPEETQTRARKDFAAMLASPMLDVWSSAAIDEILSLLYERVVVGSLAK, from the coding sequence GTGGCTCACCAACCGAGCGTCGTCACTCCCGCCCGCTTCGCCAAAGGCATGACCTTCGAGCAGTACATGGCGCATGTGGCCACCCCCGGCAATCTCCAGCGCGAGAGCTCCCTGGGCGGCAAGCGGACGGATCAGAGCGGCTTCCTGCGCGAGCGCCACCAGAAGGTCAAGCTCACCGACGCGCAGTCGGCCATGATCAAGTGGCTGGCTGCCCAGCCGGGCGGTCCCGCCAAGGTGCTCGTCATCTCCGAGGAGTGGTCGTCGGACTGCCGGCGCGACGTGCCCGCGCTGGCGCGTCTGGCCGAGGCGGGCGGGCTCGAGCTCCGCATCTTCAACCGCGACGGCCAGAAGTTCGGCCGAAGCAACAAGCCCACGCTGGCCGAGGCCCCCGACAGCAATGCCGATCTCATGGCCGAGTTCTTGAACGAGAAGAACGGTCAGACCTTCCAGTCCATCCCCGTGGCCGTCTTCTACGACAAGGACCTCCGCGAGCTCTACCGCTATGTCGAGTTCCCCGCCTGCTATCACAAGGACAGGATCCGCGGCCACCAGACCACGGCGCGCCCCGGCGAGACCCCCGAGGAGACTCAAACCCGCGCGCGCAAGGACTTCGCGGCCATGCTCGCCTCGCCCATGCTCGACGTCTGGAGCTCCGCGGCGATCGACGAGATCCTGAGCCTCCTCTACGAGCGGGTTGTCGTCGGGTCACTGGCGAAGTAG
- a CDS encoding carbohydrate ABC transporter permease, with protein sequence MTRLSFPRRLFLWVANLCAIAFLLLPLVPVVLGSLQSEKSMQKNVHALLPEAYTLANFRLILSGGRSKGPIFEQVTYLPKSVERFPAAFLNSLLVGLAVTMVTLATASLSAYALARLRLRWTQALLQVSVVCRMVPLIVLMVPLYVLFRRYGLLNSLSGIVVAEVGLLLPYAVLILVPYFSAFPSDLEDAARIDGCTRWQAFLRIVLPLSAPGLAACGVILFIISWHELLIPLILVSRPEFMTVPVILAGLVSDYFVFFTLMMAICLLGLLPTLFLVLALQKYVVRGLVTGALKG encoded by the coding sequence ATGACTCGCCTGTCATTTCCGCGGCGCCTTTTCCTGTGGGTAGCCAACCTGTGCGCCATCGCGTTTCTCCTGCTGCCGCTGGTCCCGGTGGTGCTGGGAAGTCTCCAGTCGGAGAAGAGCATGCAGAAGAACGTCCACGCGCTGCTGCCCGAGGCGTACACCCTGGCCAACTTCCGGCTCATCCTCTCCGGCGGCCGGAGCAAGGGACCGATCTTCGAGCAGGTGACGTATCTACCCAAGTCAGTGGAACGCTTCCCCGCCGCCTTTCTCAATAGCCTGCTCGTGGGCCTCGCCGTGACCATGGTCACGCTGGCGACGGCCAGCTTGTCGGCCTATGCGCTGGCCCGGCTGCGCCTTCGCTGGACTCAGGCGCTCTTGCAGGTGAGCGTGGTGTGCCGGATGGTGCCGCTGATCGTGCTCATGGTGCCGCTCTATGTGCTGTTCCGTCGCTACGGCCTGCTCAACTCCCTCAGCGGCATCGTGGTGGCCGAGGTGGGTCTGCTCCTCCCCTACGCCGTCCTCATCCTCGTGCCCTACTTCTCGGCCTTCCCGTCGGATCTCGAAGACGCGGCCCGCATCGACGGATGCACCCGCTGGCAGGCCTTCCTGCGCATCGTCTTGCCGCTGTCCGCGCCGGGTCTGGCCGCCTGCGGCGTCATCCTCTTCATCATCTCCTGGCACGAGCTGCTCATCCCGCTCATTCTCGTCTCGCGCCCCGAGTTCATGACGGTGCCCGTGATCCTGGCCGGCCTGGTCTCCGACTACTTCGTGTTCTTCACCCTCATGATGGCCATTTGCCTCCTGGGTCTGCTGCCCACTCTGTTCCTGGTGCTGGCCCTTCAGAAATACGTGGTGCGCGGGCTGGTCACCGGCGCCCTCAAAGGATAG
- a CDS encoding phenylacetate--CoA ligase family protein, producing MSSIPGDPDRPLVPSGPGDLTFQKRLEDSQWWSGERLAEHQRRQLALLLAHAHGTVPFHRPRLRDAGLDPSRPLDLERWRHLPPLTRRDIQRAADELSSSRVPSGHGKVITTKTSGSTGTPVTVRGTMFDAVVGKAITLRHYLWHPHDFSGKLVTIRRVRGQHYEYPHGLIQSRWDDTATFPFITGPAATLSISASIAEQAEWLARQDPDYLLTYPSNLRFLAEHCREHGITLPHLEHVITMGEVLNPETRQECARAWDAPVIDVYSAQEVGIIALQCPTSESHHVQAERILVEVVDEEGAPCGPGQTGRVLVTPLHNYAMPLLRYELGDYAEVGEPCPCGRGLPVLRRILGRERNALLVAPTGARYWPAFGSRKLTELAPIVQHQFVQKSLDRIEARLVTERPLTPSEERSLRIYIETSLPHRFAVSFAYCDEIPRNAAGKFENFVCEVTA from the coding sequence ATGTCGAGCATTCCCGGTGATCCCGACCGCCCATTGGTGCCGTCGGGGCCCGGCGATCTGACCTTTCAGAAGCGCCTCGAAGACAGCCAGTGGTGGTCCGGCGAACGGCTGGCTGAGCACCAGCGGCGTCAGCTCGCTCTTCTTCTCGCCCACGCTCATGGCACCGTGCCCTTCCACCGGCCGCGACTCAGGGACGCGGGGCTCGATCCCTCGCGCCCTCTGGATCTCGAGCGGTGGCGCCACCTCCCGCCCCTGACCCGGCGGGACATCCAGCGGGCGGCCGACGAGCTTTCCAGCAGCAGGGTTCCCTCCGGCCACGGCAAGGTCATCACGACCAAGACCTCCGGCTCCACGGGGACGCCCGTCACGGTGCGGGGAACCATGTTCGATGCCGTGGTCGGCAAGGCCATCACCTTGCGCCACTATCTGTGGCATCCTCACGATTTCTCCGGCAAGCTTGTGACCATCCGGCGCGTCCGAGGTCAGCACTACGAGTATCCCCATGGTTTGATCCAGTCGCGCTGGGACGACACCGCCACCTTTCCCTTCATCACGGGGCCCGCGGCCACCCTCAGCATCAGCGCGAGCATCGCCGAGCAAGCCGAGTGGCTCGCGCGGCAAGATCCCGACTACCTGTTGACGTATCCCTCGAATCTCCGATTCCTCGCCGAGCATTGCCGGGAGCACGGCATCACGCTGCCCCACCTGGAGCACGTGATCACCATGGGCGAGGTGCTCAATCCCGAGACGCGGCAGGAGTGCGCCCGCGCGTGGGACGCTCCCGTCATCGACGTGTACAGCGCGCAGGAGGTCGGCATCATCGCCCTCCAGTGCCCCACCTCCGAGAGCCATCACGTCCAGGCGGAGCGCATCCTCGTCGAGGTGGTGGACGAGGAGGGGGCACCATGCGGGCCCGGCCAGACGGGCCGCGTGCTGGTGACGCCGCTCCACAACTACGCGATGCCGCTCCTGCGCTACGAGCTCGGCGACTACGCCGAGGTTGGCGAGCCCTGTCCCTGTGGTCGGGGCCTGCCCGTGCTCCGCCGGATCCTCGGGCGCGAGCGCAATGCGCTCCTCGTCGCGCCCACGGGGGCGCGCTACTGGCCGGCCTTCGGCTCGCGCAAGCTGACCGAGCTGGCGCCCATCGTGCAGCACCAGTTCGTGCAGAAGAGCCTGGATCGGATCGAGGCGCGGCTCGTCACCGAGCGGCCCCTGACCCCATCCGAGGAGCGCTCCCTCCGCATCTACATCGAGACGTCCCTGCCTCACCGCTTCGCGGTCAGCTTCGCCTACTGCGACGAGATCCCGCGCAATGCCGCGGGCAAGTTCGAGAACTTCGTCTGCGAGGTGACCGCGTGA
- a CDS encoding extracellular solute-binding protein produces MSTSSTAPTSLDRRRFVQGAAAAAAGGALWPRAIAAQGAPWAQRPPGNPQKLTFVVWQYGKIYEQISKQFEDDWGIKLNQIIEPNVEPQVAKLTTMFGAGDEVDVSLSPIQYLASYIQQGIAVPIDGLPGVDQYVKDFTPFARAAAQRDGKTWGLPYFSTAWIFIYNDELLGKAGFKGKPFRSYPELVEQARKAKKDGVAKYPILWIAGAGFEQLPGTWFNLTWNRGGVIFDKQLAPQLGAGSVARETLKWWQSTFKEELADPNSLNLRFIPACKAFNAGQHVFLGTLHHYYISLINDQAQSPIAGKGRVLGLPGDGKTIGYTMLYILTSATKNKEWAWKLQQYLGGRTKNGEYTQAQRLAQDAMLASGYQSVMESELLRKAWAKWADVPTVLDVFKKATNFADVVPAVAQPWYPRWSDAINVELTACLQGKISADLACDNMIAALATAKRG; encoded by the coding sequence ATGTCCACATCGTCAACAGCCCCCACCTCACTCGACAGACGTCGCTTCGTCCAGGGCGCCGCCGCCGCCGCGGCGGGCGGGGCGCTATGGCCCCGCGCCATAGCAGCCCAGGGCGCCCCGTGGGCCCAGCGTCCGCCGGGCAACCCGCAGAAGCTCACCTTCGTGGTCTGGCAGTACGGCAAGATCTACGAGCAGATCTCCAAGCAGTTCGAGGACGACTGGGGCATCAAGCTCAACCAGATCATCGAGCCCAATGTCGAGCCGCAGGTGGCCAAGCTCACCACCATGTTCGGCGCGGGCGACGAGGTGGACGTCTCCCTCTCGCCCATCCAGTACCTGGCGAGCTATATCCAGCAGGGCATTGCCGTGCCCATCGACGGACTGCCCGGCGTCGACCAGTACGTCAAGGACTTCACGCCGTTCGCGCGGGCGGCCGCCCAGCGCGACGGTAAGACGTGGGGCCTGCCCTACTTCTCCACCGCCTGGATCTTCATCTACAACGACGAGCTGCTGGGGAAGGCCGGGTTCAAGGGCAAGCCGTTCCGGAGCTATCCCGAGCTCGTGGAGCAGGCGCGCAAGGCCAAGAAGGACGGCGTGGCGAAATATCCCATCCTCTGGATCGCGGGAGCCGGCTTCGAGCAGCTGCCCGGCACCTGGTTCAATCTGACGTGGAATCGCGGCGGCGTCATCTTCGACAAGCAGCTCGCTCCCCAGCTGGGCGCCGGATCAGTGGCGCGCGAGACCCTCAAGTGGTGGCAGAGCACCTTCAAGGAGGAGCTGGCCGATCCCAACTCGCTGAACCTCCGCTTCATTCCCGCCTGCAAAGCATTCAATGCCGGCCAGCACGTCTTCCTCGGCACCCTGCACCACTACTACATCAGCCTGATCAACGATCAGGCGCAGTCCCCCATCGCAGGCAAGGGTCGCGTGCTCGGGCTGCCCGGGGACGGCAAGACCATCGGCTACACCATGCTCTACATCCTCACCAGCGCCACCAAGAACAAGGAATGGGCCTGGAAGCTCCAGCAATACCTCGGCGGGCGCACCAAGAACGGGGAGTACACGCAGGCCCAGCGCCTGGCCCAGGACGCCATGCTGGCCAGCGGCTACCAGTCGGTGATGGAGAGCGAGCTCTTGCGCAAGGCCTGGGCGAAATGGGCGGATGTGCCCACGGTCCTCGACGTCTTCAAGAAGGCGACCAACTTCGCCGACGTGGTGCCGGCGGTGGCCCAGCCGTGGTATCCGCGCTGGAGCGATGCCATCAACGTCGAGCTGACCGCGTGTCTCCAGGGCAAGATCAGCGCCGATCTGGCCTGTGACAACATGATCGCCGCGCTGGCCACGGCCAAGCGGGGCTGA
- a CDS encoding TauD/TfdA family dioxygenase translates to MATSTGTLGMTRLHPKFGVEISGANLRQPLDDGTWAHIWEAFNEHSLLVFHDQPFTDEEQMRFAVRFGSLETTVKTLGKEDRLHPNLVELANVDEDGKLMDWSDRRMLYQSGNQMWHTDSSFKEVPAQASMLSGRTVPPEGGETEFVSCRVAWDTLSAEMQRGLESKVAIHSFAYSRGLIDPTLLGKETEDMYPPVRQALIRANPLNGRKTVYIGAHASHIEGMPVAEGRAILKELLEIATRPENIYQHRWRQHDLVIWDNRCLLHRGRLWDSNRYTRIMHRTTVAGDGPTA, encoded by the coding sequence ATGGCGACCTCGACGGGCACCCTCGGCATGACGCGGCTCCACCCCAAGTTCGGCGTGGAGATCAGCGGCGCGAATCTGCGCCAGCCCCTCGACGACGGCACCTGGGCGCACATCTGGGAGGCGTTCAACGAGCATTCCCTCCTCGTCTTCCACGACCAGCCTTTCACCGACGAGGAGCAGATGCGCTTCGCCGTCCGCTTCGGATCCCTGGAGACGACGGTCAAGACGCTGGGCAAGGAAGACCGCCTGCATCCCAACCTGGTCGAGCTCGCCAATGTCGACGAGGACGGCAAGCTCATGGACTGGTCCGATCGCCGCATGCTCTACCAGAGCGGCAATCAGATGTGGCACACCGACTCATCCTTTAAAGAGGTGCCGGCCCAGGCCTCCATGCTCTCCGGCCGCACGGTACCGCCCGAGGGCGGCGAAACGGAGTTCGTCTCCTGCCGTGTGGCCTGGGACACGCTCTCTGCGGAGATGCAGCGCGGGCTGGAAAGCAAGGTCGCCATCCATTCCTTCGCCTACTCGCGCGGGCTCATCGATCCGACGCTGCTCGGCAAGGAGACCGAGGACATGTACCCGCCCGTGCGTCAGGCCCTGATCCGCGCCAATCCCCTCAATGGCCGAAAGACCGTCTACATCGGCGCGCACGCCTCGCACATCGAGGGCATGCCCGTGGCCGAAGGCCGCGCCATCCTCAAGGAGCTGCTCGAGATTGCCACCCGCCCGGAAAACATCTACCAGCATCGCTGGCGCCAGCACGACCTCGTCATCTGGGACAACCGCTGCCTGCTCCACCGCGGCCGCCTGTGGGACTCCAATCGCTATACGCGCATCATGCACCGCACCACCGTGGCCGGCGACGGGCCTACCGCTTGA
- a CDS encoding sugar ABC transporter permease codes for MTPGTGTDRAESSVRPDHGPRRARRRGELSAGRLAFLLNVPTLAGLVLVLAYPICFAGYLSFHEVSIRHLRAGEFPFAGLANFSRLFQDEVFWLSLRHTVVFVVASVVLELVIGLAIALTISDERVWLSRITRVLILIPWAVPPVVNGLLWSFIVNAQYGYLNRALHKLGLITDYINWLGHPRLATAAVIVAYVWRTTPFNILLYHAAIQGIPAQIYEAAAVDGASSWQSLWRLTLPLLRPVIAVTLILRTTFSFMVFDEILAITQGGPGNDTWVAAWYTYRMAFQPPFNIGLGAASAWVLAVIVGLVAIAYVKLVYRRVEYA; via the coding sequence ATGACGCCGGGAACCGGGACGGACCGGGCGGAGAGCTCGGTTCGTCCCGACCACGGCCCGCGTCGAGCGCGCAGGCGGGGCGAGCTCTCGGCGGGCCGGCTCGCGTTCCTTCTCAATGTTCCAACTCTGGCGGGGCTTGTCCTTGTCCTCGCCTATCCCATCTGCTTCGCGGGCTATCTCTCTTTCCACGAGGTGAGCATCCGCCACCTCCGCGCCGGCGAGTTCCCCTTCGCCGGCCTGGCGAACTTCTCGCGGCTGTTCCAGGACGAGGTGTTCTGGCTCTCTCTGCGCCACACCGTGGTCTTCGTGGTGGCTTCGGTGGTGCTCGAGCTCGTGATCGGTCTGGCCATCGCCCTGACCATCAGCGACGAGCGCGTGTGGCTCTCGCGGATCACGCGCGTCCTGATCCTGATCCCGTGGGCGGTGCCGCCCGTGGTCAACGGGCTCCTGTGGTCCTTCATCGTCAATGCCCAGTACGGCTACCTGAACCGGGCGCTCCACAAGCTGGGGCTGATCACCGACTACATCAACTGGCTGGGCCATCCGCGGCTCGCCACGGCCGCCGTCATCGTCGCCTATGTGTGGCGGACCACGCCGTTCAACATCCTTCTCTACCACGCGGCCATTCAGGGCATCCCCGCTCAGATCTACGAGGCGGCGGCGGTGGACGGCGCCTCGTCGTGGCAGAGCCTGTGGCGGCTCACCCTGCCGCTGCTCCGGCCCGTGATTGCCGTGACCCTGATCCTCCGCACCACCTTCAGCTTCATGGTCTTCGACGAGATCCTCGCCATCACGCAGGGCGGCCCCGGCAATGACACCTGGGTCGCCGCCTGGTACACGTACCGCATGGCCTTTCAGCCGCCCTTCAACATCGGGCTCGGCGCGGCCTCCGCGTGGGTGCTGGCCGTGATTGTCGGACTCGTCGCGATTGCCTACGTGAAGCTCGTCTACCGTCGTGTCGAGTATGCGTGA
- a CDS encoding sugar ABC transporter permease gives MSKILTQPAATVPRAAGPAWFRVNRVQERLLGYALIAPIALLIVALIAYPFLNAIWLSLTEKMVGYPAHFVGLKNYATLYESPRFRIVAWNSVVYTVGSISAKLVIGMVMAVALQKAVRGNQLLRGFLLLPWVIPTVVIALTWRWLLDLYRGLFNVGLHDLGIIGAGIHWLGNPDLAMLSVIMANVWRGFPFFGVSFLAAMQTVPQDLYDAASVDGASAWQQFWRVSLPSIKGVVAIVTLLSTIWTLNDFNIVYIMTRGGPGAATHIFATYSYELGIQSQRWGMAMAASMYSLPVIALLIVFVVRYLHREEPAS, from the coding sequence TTGAGTAAGATTCTTACGCAGCCCGCGGCGACGGTGCCGCGGGCTGCGGGCCCCGCCTGGTTCCGGGTCAATCGCGTCCAGGAGAGGCTGCTCGGCTATGCCCTGATCGCTCCCATCGCGCTCCTGATCGTTGCCCTCATCGCCTATCCCTTTCTGAACGCGATCTGGCTCTCCCTGACCGAGAAGATGGTGGGCTATCCCGCCCACTTCGTGGGGCTCAAGAACTACGCCACGCTCTACGAGAGCCCGCGCTTCCGCATCGTGGCCTGGAACAGCGTGGTCTACACGGTGGGCTCGATCAGCGCCAAGCTCGTGATCGGGATGGTCATGGCCGTGGCCCTCCAGAAGGCCGTGCGGGGGAATCAGCTCCTGCGCGGGTTCCTCCTCCTGCCGTGGGTGATCCCGACCGTGGTCATCGCGCTCACGTGGCGCTGGCTCCTGGATCTCTACCGCGGCCTCTTCAACGTCGGGCTCCACGACCTCGGCATCATCGGGGCGGGCATCCACTGGCTGGGCAATCCCGATCTGGCCATGCTCTCCGTCATCATGGCGAATGTCTGGCGCGGCTTCCCCTTCTTCGGCGTGTCCTTCCTCGCGGCCATGCAGACGGTGCCCCAGGATCTCTACGACGCCGCCTCGGTGGACGGCGCCTCCGCGTGGCAGCAGTTCTGGCGGGTGAGCCTGCCCTCGATCAAGGGCGTGGTCGCCATCGTCACGCTGCTGAGCACCATCTGGACGCTCAACGACTTCAATATCGTCTACATCATGACCCGCGGGGGTCCGGGGGCGGCCACCCACATCTTCGCCACGTACTCCTACGAGCTCGGCATTCAGTCCCAGCGGTGGGGCATGGCCATGGCGGCCAGCATGTACTCGCTGCCCGTCATCGCGCTGCTCATCGTGTTCGTGGTCCGCTATCTGCACCGAGAGGAGCCCGCCTCGTGA